TGGCGAGCAAGAGTTCGACCCCGGCGCGAAGTATCACGTCGCGTCCAACGTGCCCTACACGCGCTACTTCATCGCGCGCATCCTGCAGTACCAGTTCCATCGCGCCCTGTGCAAAGTCGCGGGACACGAGGGCCCGCTCTATACCTGCAGCATCCATGGCAACAAGGCGGCGGGTGCCAAGATGATCTCCATGCTGAAGCTCGGCGCCAGCAAGCCCTGGCCCGAGGCCTTGAAGGCGATCTCCGGCGAGACGCGGATGGATGCCACGGCGATCATCGATTACTACAAGCCGCTCATCGAATGGCTGGACGCACAGAACAAAGGCGAACAGTGCGGTTGGAACTGAGCGTCCGTCGCCGAACCGGGAACTCACGACGCACGAGGCGCCGCGATCCTGCATGAGCTTCGAGGAGCTTCGAGCCCGGCTGACTAGTGGACGCCCCTTGGTGGTGGACGCGGACACCTGCGCTTCCTTCCGGGCGCGCGGCGTGATCGTGGACTTTCCTGGCGCGGTGGGTGAGTTGCTCCGCAAGAGCCCTCGCGCCGTGCTCGATCACTACCGCGCCGAGGTCGAGAGCGACGTAAACGTGGTCTGCGCACTGACGGCGGACACCACGCCTCGGGCCCTGGCCGAAGTGGGCATGCAGCACCGGGCAGCAGCGTTGACCTCCGCGGCCGTGGAGCTGGCGCAAGAAGCCCGCACGCAATCGAAGCGCCCCATTGCAATAGCGGGAGTACTCGGAAGCGAGATGGTGGCGCCAATGTTTGCCGATCGCCTGCGCGAGGAGCTCGAAGAGCACGCAGCGCGCATTCACACCGCGGGCGTGGAGCTGATGCTGGCCCGGGGGCAAGGCTCGCGATTGGAGTTGATGACTGCGGTGGCCGCCGCTGCCGCCACGGACTTGCCGGTGTGGGCCATCCTGGAGTGCTTGCAGGGCGCCGAACTCGCCGTCGGCGGCACGCTGCCGCCACTGCTCGAAGCCCTGCAGGAAGCCGGCGCGTCGGCCGTACTATTCGAGGTGGGCAGCATCGACGACGGCCTGGCCGCTCTCGAGCGCGTGCAGGGCTTGATCGAAGCCGAGTCCTTCGCGGTTGGAGTGCTGTTGGCGGGCGGTCCCAACTCGGTGCGTGGTTTTCCCGACGAATACTCGGAGCCGCAAACCTGGGCGGCGCGCGCACTGGAGCTGGACACCGCAGGCGCGCGCGTCATCGGCGGTGGTGCCGGGACGACCGAAGCTCACACGGCGTCCCTGGTGTCCGCGCTGCGCACGATCCACCCCACGATCGTGCCGCGCTGATTGTGCGCGTTCTCGGTCGGGCCCTGGACGCCCCTGCAGCCTCCCGACGGTGCCGCGAGGGGACTAGGCGTGCGGCGCGGGTTCAAGGATACTCAGGCAGCTTTTGAGGAGCTGCGGACATGGCAAGGTCCCGTCCGCAGCCGCAACTACCCGGCCTTGGGCCAAGCGTCATCGATGTCGTTCTTTCCTTCCGACCCTCCCCCCGGCGAACGGCTAACGGACTTCGAGCAGTTGCTGGAGCCCTTTCGGCAAGTCGAAAAGCCAAAAGCGCAGTGGAAGATCGGTCCCGAGTCCGAGAAGTTCGGTGTTCAAGCGACGAGCGGCGCGCCCCTTTCCTACGACGGCGATCACGGCGTGCTGCGAGTGCTGGCAGCGCTTGCCGAGTCTCATGGCTGGAATCCGGCGCGGGAGAGTGACGATGGCCCCATCATCTCGCTCACCCGCGAGAAGGCTTCGATCACCCTGGAGCCCGGGGCGCAGCTCGAGCTCTCCGGCGCGCCAGCCGCCGACATTCACGAGATTTGCGCCGCCCAGCGTGGGCACTTGTCGGAGCTGCGCGAAATCTCCAGCGAGATGAACCTCAGCTGGTTGGGCGTTGGGTTTCATCCCTTGGCTTCTCAGGACGAGCTGCCCTGGGTGCCCAAGCAACGTTACAAGATCATGCGCGAGTACCTGCCGACGCGGGGGCACCGCGCGTTGGACATGATGCGGCGCACCGCGACGGTGCAGGCCAACCTCGACTACTCGAACGAACGCGATGCCATGCGCAAGTTGGTCGTGGGGCTGAAGCTCGCGCCGCTGCTCAATGCCATGACCGCGAACTCGCCTTTCCTCGAGGGACGGATCAGCGGCAAGAAGAGCCTGCGCGGTGAGGTGTGGCTGGACATGGATCCGGCCCGTTCGGGGCTGTTGCCAGAGCTATGCGAGAAAGAAGAGCCCACCTACGCCGATTACGCCGAGTGGGCACTCGACGCTGGCATGTTCTTGTTCAAGCGCGACGGTCAAGTCGTAGCCAACACCGGGCAAACGTTCCGCAGCTTTTGGCAGAACGGCTTCCAAGGTCACCACGCCACGATGGCGGATTGGCGCTTGCACTTGAACACGCTCTTTCCCGAGGCTCGCATCAAGGGCACGCTGGAGTTCCGGCCCTGCGATTCCTTGCCTGCGGATTTGGTCTGCGCAGTCCCCGCCTTGTTCACCGGCCTGATGTACGACGAGGACACCCTCACGCGCGCCTACGCCTTTGCGATGCCGCTGAGCTGGACGCGCGCGGAGCGCGAGGCGCTGATTGCCGACGGGCTGGCGGCGCGCTTGCCGAACAAGGACGTGCGCGAGTTGGCGTTGGAGGTCTTGCAGCTCGCGGAGCAGGGCCTGGAGCATCGCGCCCGCAAGAACGCGCGGGGTCAGGATGAGCGGGTCCACCTCGCCACCCTGCGCAAGCTGGTGGAAGCGGGCCGTTGTCCGGCGGATCGCTTGCTCGAGGGACTGAGTCCCGGAGACCCAGACTTGCGCGTGGAGATCCTAGCGCGGACGCGCGTTTGACGCGGCGCGCCAGGCGGACGCGACTGTGGCGACGCTCATCCGCTCAGCCGCAGCCAGCAGCATTCAACACCCCTAACGAGGCACTGGACAGACCCACAGCCCACGCGCGCTGGACTGTCGCTCCCCGACCACACCCGTAGGATCCGACCGTCAGAGGTCGCACCTGCGCGGAGAATGTGCGCCCCCACGAAAAACCTGACTTTACGCCGGCTTAGCGCTATGCGGGGATCAATGGTGCGCCCTTTGCGTACAGCAAGCTAGGGCTTTATTTGGCTTGGAAAGGAAAGGCCATGAAACGAATCATCACTTCCGTAGCTTTGGTGGCTGCCATCGGCGCACTGTCCGGTTGCAGCAAGGAGGAAACGGTTTCCTCCGAGAACATCAAGACCAAGGGCATCGCCGCTCTCATCGAGGTGAAGGCGGAGAA
This genomic stretch from Polyangiaceae bacterium harbors:
- a CDS encoding glutamate-cysteine ligase family protein — its product is MSFFPSDPPPGERLTDFEQLLEPFRQVEKPKAQWKIGPESEKFGVQATSGAPLSYDGDHGVLRVLAALAESHGWNPARESDDGPIISLTREKASITLEPGAQLELSGAPAADIHEICAAQRGHLSELREISSEMNLSWLGVGFHPLASQDELPWVPKQRYKIMREYLPTRGHRALDMMRRTATVQANLDYSNERDAMRKLVVGLKLAPLLNAMTANSPFLEGRISGKKSLRGEVWLDMDPARSGLLPELCEKEEPTYADYAEWALDAGMFLFKRDGQVVANTGQTFRSFWQNGFQGHHATMADWRLHLNTLFPEARIKGTLEFRPCDSLPADLVCAVPALFTGLMYDEDTLTRAYAFAMPLSWTRAEREALIADGLAARLPNKDVRELALEVLQLAEQGLEHRARKNARGQDERVHLATLRKLVEAGRCPADRLLEGLSPGDPDLRVEILARTRV
- a CDS encoding homocysteine S-methyltransferase family protein — its product is MSFEELRARLTSGRPLVVDADTCASFRARGVIVDFPGAVGELLRKSPRAVLDHYRAEVESDVNVVCALTADTTPRALAEVGMQHRAAALTSAAVELAQEARTQSKRPIAIAGVLGSEMVAPMFADRLREELEEHAARIHTAGVELMLARGQGSRLELMTAVAAAAATDLPVWAILECLQGAELAVGGTLPPLLEALQEAGASAVLFEVGSIDDGLAALERVQGLIEAESFAVGVLLAGGPNSVRGFPDEYSEPQTWAARALELDTAGARVIGGGAGTTEAHTASLVSALRTIHPTIVPR